The Paenibacillus tianjinensis genome has a window encoding:
- the spoIVB gene encoding SpoIVB peptidase, whose translation MKPNLRKLMPGLLFAFFLSLSGITGPLQSYAAPLDQLNKQVHGTDQELKVIPGGQTIGVKVKSAGVLVVGHHLIEVSEQSKLSPGENSGLVPGDLMVSIDGVKLDEVSKVAKLVERAGKAGDTLSIVYKRGGKEHTAKLTPAYDRNDKVWRLGLYIRDSAAGVGTLTFYAPEQGVYGALGHVITDMNTGTPIVVGSGHIVQSTVTSISKSQDGDPGEKRAVFLKESQVLGNVQSNTDFGIFGKMTRNPEHSLYKQPIPVAMSNEVKEGPAQILTVVDGQQVERFDVEIIHVAHQQTPATKGLVLRITDPRLIEKTGGIVQGMSGSPIVQDGRLIGAVTHVFVNDPKSGYGCFIEWMLKDSGVAEQIEGSPYNLKAV comes from the coding sequence TTGAAGCCGAACCTCAGGAAGTTAATGCCCGGCCTTTTATTTGCCTTCTTTCTCAGCTTATCAGGCATAACGGGACCTCTACAGAGCTATGCTGCACCGCTTGATCAACTAAACAAGCAGGTGCATGGGACTGACCAGGAGCTTAAGGTTATCCCGGGAGGTCAGACGATTGGCGTGAAAGTAAAGTCTGCAGGTGTACTTGTTGTTGGCCATCATTTGATTGAAGTGTCTGAGCAGTCCAAGCTTTCCCCCGGAGAGAACAGCGGGCTTGTTCCCGGAGACCTGATGGTCTCCATTGACGGAGTGAAGCTGGACGAGGTATCCAAGGTAGCGAAGCTGGTTGAGCGAGCAGGCAAGGCAGGAGACACTTTAAGCATCGTCTACAAACGCGGCGGTAAAGAGCATACAGCCAAGCTTACCCCCGCTTATGACCGTAATGACAAGGTATGGAGACTGGGGCTGTATATCCGTGATTCTGCGGCGGGTGTCGGCACCTTAACCTTTTATGCTCCGGAGCAGGGAGTTTATGGCGCTCTGGGCCATGTCATTACGGACATGAACACCGGTACTCCGATTGTAGTGGGCAGCGGTCATATCGTACAATCCACTGTAACCTCGATCTCCAAGAGCCAGGATGGCGATCCCGGAGAGAAGCGTGCTGTTTTTCTCAAGGAGAGCCAGGTGCTGGGAAATGTGCAGAGCAATACGGATTTCGGAATTTTCGGCAAAATGACCAGGAACCCCGAGCACAGCCTATACAAACAGCCGATTCCGGTTGCGATGAGCAATGAAGTGAAGGAAGGTCCGGCGCAGATTCTAACCGTGGTTGACGGGCAGCAGGTGGAGCGGTTTGATGTGGAGATCATCCATGTAGCGCATCAGCAGACGCCGGCAACCAAAGGACTGGTGCTGCGTATTACCGACCCGCGCCTGATCGAGAAGACCGGCGGTATTGTCCAAGGCATGAGCGGCAGTCCCATTGTGCAGGACGGGCGTCTCATTGGAGCGGTAACCCATGTATTCGTCAATGATCCCAAATCGGGGTATGGCTGCTTCATCGAATGGATGCTCAAAGACTCCGGTGTAGCAGAGCAAATTGAAGGTTCACCCTATAATCTTAAGGCGGTATAG
- the recN gene encoding DNA repair protein RecN, translated as MLETLSIRNLAVVEAVDVHFYPGFHVLTGETGAGKSIIIDALGLIAGGRGSADSIRYGCEKAEMEALFSLPAGHPVWETLERLGIGGHREEHLVIRREITSLGKSTSRVNGQMVNLSMLREIGEQLVNIHGQHEHQNLLKAERHLGLLDTYGEAVIGPLKADYQEKYSAFAKVEKELRELQESSQKAYQMLDLYRFQLEEISSARLKPGEDELLAEERVKLSHSEKMMDSVSGAYELLYDRQGLESIGNVISRLEDAVRYDEKGLRSVLDQLQSSYYQLEDAAFQLRDYREDIEFNPARLEEIENRLDLITGLRRKYGDSVEQILAYYEQIHRETDLLENKDEYIEKLTVKRDGLLSTLMEAARALSKARSQCAADLSTQVEGELKDLQMERTSLQVKLDTLEDPRGVEYQERRYRLTRQGIDSAEFMISPNPGEPLRPLGKIASGGELSRIMLAMKSIFARTDAIPVLIFDEVDTGVSGRAAQSIADKLYKLSSTCQVFSITHLPQVACMADHQYLIRKKVEDGRTMTEVDSLTAEGRVMELARMLGGVEITEKTLHHAQEMLGLAEASKAAIG; from the coding sequence GTGTTAGAGACCTTGTCGATCCGCAATCTAGCCGTTGTTGAAGCGGTAGATGTACATTTTTATCCTGGTTTTCATGTACTTACAGGGGAGACCGGCGCCGGGAAATCGATCATTATCGATGCGCTGGGCCTCATTGCCGGCGGCCGCGGTTCCGCGGATTCCATCCGCTACGGCTGCGAAAAGGCAGAGATGGAAGCCCTGTTCAGCCTGCCCGCCGGCCATCCGGTGTGGGAAACGCTGGAGCGTCTGGGTATCGGAGGGCATCGTGAAGAGCATCTGGTCATCCGCCGGGAAATCACTTCCCTTGGCAAAAGCACCTCGCGCGTCAACGGGCAGATGGTTAATCTCAGCATGCTGCGTGAAATCGGTGAGCAGCTGGTAAATATCCACGGCCAGCATGAGCACCAGAATCTGCTTAAGGCAGAGCGTCATCTCGGGCTGCTTGATACGTATGGCGAAGCTGTGATCGGACCGCTCAAAGCCGATTATCAAGAGAAATATTCGGCATTTGCCAAAGTGGAAAAGGAACTGCGGGAACTTCAGGAATCCAGCCAAAAAGCCTATCAAATGCTGGATTTGTACCGTTTTCAGCTGGAGGAAATTTCTTCAGCGCGATTAAAACCGGGAGAAGATGAATTACTTGCCGAAGAACGGGTCAAACTATCCCACAGCGAGAAAATGATGGATTCGGTTTCCGGCGCATACGAGCTGCTGTATGACAGGCAGGGCCTGGAGTCCATCGGTAATGTCATCTCCCGGCTGGAGGATGCAGTCCGTTACGATGAAAAAGGGCTGCGCTCGGTATTGGATCAGCTGCAGTCATCCTATTATCAGCTGGAGGATGCCGCTTTCCAGCTGCGGGACTATCGTGAGGATATTGAGTTCAATCCGGCCCGGCTGGAGGAGATCGAGAACCGTCTGGATCTGATTACCGGGCTGCGCCGCAAATATGGGGACAGTGTCGAGCAGATTCTGGCCTATTACGAACAGATTCACCGGGAAACGGATCTGCTGGAGAATAAGGATGAATATATCGAGAAGCTGACCGTGAAGCGGGATGGACTGCTCAGTACCTTAATGGAAGCAGCACGGGCACTTAGCAAGGCGCGCAGTCAATGTGCGGCAGACCTCTCCACCCAGGTTGAGGGCGAGCTCAAGGATCTGCAGATGGAGCGGACATCGCTCCAGGTTAAGCTCGATACCCTGGAGGATCCGCGGGGCGTAGAGTATCAGGAGCGCCGTTACCGGCTGACCCGGCAAGGCATCGACAGCGCCGAGTTTATGATCTCTCCGAATCCGGGGGAGCCGCTTAGACCGCTCGGCAAGATCGCCTCAGGCGGTGAGCTGTCACGGATTATGCTGGCGATGAAGAGCATTTTTGCCCGGACGGATGCTATTCCTGTACTGATTTTTGATGAGGTGGATACCGGGGTCAGCGGACGCGCAGCCCAATCCATTGCCGATAAATTGTATAAGCTGTCCTCCACCTGCCAAGTGTTCTCCATTACGCATCTGCCGCAAGTGGCGTGTATGGCCGATCATCAATATCTGATCCGCAAAAAAGTCGAGGACGGGCGCACAATGACCGAAGTGGATTCCCTCACAGCAGAAGGCAGAGTCATGGAGCTTGCCCGCATGCTGGGCGGCGTGGAAATTACCGAAAAAACATTGCATCACGCACAGGAAATGCTCGGTCTGGCCGAGGCCAGCAAAGCAGCTATAGGCTAA
- the ahrC gene encoding transcriptional regulator AhrC/ArgR, with translation MKGHRHIKIREIITQKDIETQDELVDALRDAGFQVTQATVSRDIKELLLIKVPMDDGRYKYSLPTDQRYNPTQKLKRVLVDNFVQIDYSGNLVVMKCLPGTANSVAALIDNIDWPQIMGTISGDDTILIICRQPEDSKNVITQIMGYIS, from the coding sequence ATGAAGGGACACAGGCATATCAAGATCCGTGAGATCATCACACAGAAAGACATTGAAACACAGGATGAGCTGGTGGATGCGCTGCGTGACGCGGGCTTCCAGGTTACCCAGGCGACCGTATCCAGGGACATCAAGGAGCTGCTGCTGATCAAGGTGCCGATGGATGACGGGAGATATAAATATTCACTTCCGACCGACCAGCGATATAATCCGACACAGAAGCTTAAGCGAGTGCTGGTGGATAATTTTGTCCAAATTGATTACTCCGGCAACCTTGTGGTAATGAAATGTCTTCCGGGAACGGCAAACTCGGTGGCGGCTCTGATTGACAATATTGACTGGCCGCAGATTATGGGCACTATTTCCGGCGATGACACCATCCTGATTATTTGCCGGCAGCCGGAAGACAGCAAGAACGTAATTACGCAAATAATGGGATATATCTCCTGA
- a CDS encoding TlyA family RNA methyltransferase has product MEHPKERIDVLLVEQGFYESREKAKAAIMAGLVLADEERIEKPGMKVPRSSTLKVKGAVHPYVSRGGLKLEKALRKFEIGLNGRTMLDIGASTGGFTDCALQNGASYVYAIDVGYNQLDWSLRNDERVSVMERTNFRYMTPPDLKGPVPDFASIDVSFISLKIILPPLKALLNRPADIAALIKPQFEAGREKVGKSGVVRDPAVHKEVLVNVLTMAAGLGYRLEGLTFSPITGGEGNIEFLAHWKLLPEAEAAAGEAQPEAAAAQLSPVDNFAALADDVIKEASATFTANTNGNSSKKR; this is encoded by the coding sequence ATGGAACACCCTAAAGAACGGATAGATGTATTGTTAGTAGAGCAAGGCTTTTATGAGAGCCGGGAAAAGGCCAAGGCTGCGATTATGGCCGGTCTTGTTCTGGCGGATGAAGAACGGATCGAGAAACCCGGGATGAAGGTACCACGCAGCTCCACCCTGAAAGTGAAAGGCGCCGTGCATCCTTATGTCAGCCGCGGCGGCCTTAAGCTGGAGAAGGCGCTCCGAAAGTTTGAGATCGGCCTGAACGGTCGGACTATGCTTGATATTGGAGCATCCACCGGCGGGTTTACTGATTGTGCGCTGCAGAACGGGGCAAGCTATGTCTATGCCATTGATGTCGGTTATAACCAGCTGGACTGGAGCCTGCGCAATGATGAGCGGGTCAGCGTGATGGAACGGACGAATTTCCGTTATATGACGCCACCAGACCTGAAGGGGCCGGTTCCGGACTTTGCGAGCATTGATGTATCCTTCATCTCGCTCAAAATTATCCTTCCTCCGCTCAAAGCCCTGCTGAACCGTCCGGCGGATATTGCGGCACTGATTAAACCGCAATTCGAGGCTGGGCGTGAAAAGGTTGGCAAATCCGGCGTAGTGCGTGATCCGGCGGTTCATAAGGAAGTGCTGGTGAATGTGCTGACTATGGCTGCAGGGCTTGGTTACCGGCTGGAGGGGCTGACATTCTCGCCGATTACCGGCGGAGAAGGCAACATCGAGTTCCTGGCGCATTGGAAGCTGCTTCCTGAGGCAGAGGCTGCCGCAGGTGAAGCGCAGCCGGAAGCGGCGGCAGCTCAGCTCAGCCCTGTTGACAATTTCGCAGCGTTGGCTGATGACGTTATCAAAGAAGCCTCTGCAACCTTTACTGCGAACACCAACGGAAACTCATCGAAAAAACGATGA
- the dxs gene encoding 1-deoxy-D-xylulose-5-phosphate synthase: protein MLLPNINDPEQLKTLSVPELDTLAEEIRRFLIEKLTVTGGHLGSNLGVVELTLALHYCYDSPRDKMIYDVGHQAYVHKILTGRQDRFDTLRKKDGLCGFVKRSESEHDVWEAGHSSTSLSAAMGMAMARDLKGEDNKVIAVIGDGALTGGMAFEALNHIGHERRKLMVILNDNEMSIAPNVGAMHNYLSKIRSDRHYLRAKDEVEGLLRRIPAIGGKLAKTAEKLKDSLKYMMVPGVLFEELGFTYLGPVDGHDIEKMIETFHQADNVSGPVLVHVLTTKGKGYKPAETDFYKSHAISPYKIESGQSLKAVGNPMYTEVFGQTLIELGHEDQRLIAVTPAMPGGSGLFPFAKEFPDRMIDVGIAEQHAATLCAALAMEGMKPVYAVYSTFMQRAYDQIVHDICRHNANVMFAIDRAGFVGADGETHQGVYDIAFMRHIPNMVMMMPKDENELRHMMKTALEYNDGPIAYRYPRIDGTGVALDPELRVLPIGSWERLRPGDDYAVLACGPMVQVAEEAAEVLKREGIQVGVVNARFLKPLDNTMLLELAHAGTSMVVMEEASQAGSLGSAVLEFFSEQEIYDARVHLMGVPDIFIEHGSVKEQRQQTGLTVEALCARIKAMKALSKYTYKTTSTS from the coding sequence GTGCTGCTTCCAAATATAAATGATCCGGAGCAACTGAAAACATTGTCGGTGCCTGAGCTGGACACTCTGGCAGAGGAGATCCGTAGGTTTCTGATTGAGAAGCTTACTGTAACCGGCGGGCACCTCGGATCCAACCTGGGGGTAGTGGAGCTAACACTGGCCCTGCATTACTGCTATGACAGTCCCCGGGACAAAATGATATATGACGTAGGACACCAGGCTTATGTCCACAAAATCCTGACCGGCCGCCAGGACCGCTTTGACACGCTTCGCAAGAAAGACGGACTTTGCGGTTTTGTGAAACGTTCGGAGAGCGAGCATGATGTCTGGGAAGCCGGACACAGCAGCACCTCCTTGTCTGCAGCCATGGGTATGGCGATGGCACGTGACCTTAAGGGCGAGGATAACAAAGTTATCGCTGTAATCGGCGATGGTGCCCTGACCGGCGGGATGGCCTTTGAAGCATTGAATCATATTGGCCATGAACGCCGCAAGCTGATGGTTATTCTGAATGATAATGAAATGTCCATCGCTCCTAATGTAGGGGCAATGCACAATTATTTGAGCAAAATCCGTTCGGACCGTCATTATCTGCGTGCGAAAGATGAGGTTGAAGGACTGCTGAGAAGAATTCCGGCAATTGGCGGGAAGCTGGCCAAGACTGCTGAGAAGCTGAAAGACAGCCTTAAATATATGATGGTTCCGGGTGTACTCTTTGAAGAACTGGGCTTCACTTACCTGGGTCCGGTGGACGGCCATGATATTGAGAAAATGATCGAAACCTTCCATCAGGCGGACAATGTATCAGGACCTGTTCTGGTGCATGTGCTCACTACCAAGGGCAAAGGGTACAAACCGGCTGAAACCGATTTCTACAAATCACATGCGATTTCTCCTTACAAAATCGAGTCCGGCCAGTCCCTTAAGGCTGTCGGCAATCCGATGTACACGGAAGTGTTCGGCCAGACGCTGATTGAACTGGGCCATGAGGACCAGCGGCTGATTGCTGTGACTCCGGCAATGCCGGGCGGATCAGGACTGTTTCCGTTTGCCAAGGAATTCCCTGACCGGATGATCGATGTCGGTATTGCCGAGCAGCATGCCGCGACGCTCTGCGCAGCACTCGCCATGGAGGGGATGAAGCCGGTGTACGCCGTCTACTCCACCTTTATGCAGCGGGCCTACGATCAGATCGTCCATGACATTTGCCGCCATAACGCCAATGTCATGTTCGCGATTGACCGGGCAGGCTTTGTCGGTGCTGACGGCGAGACCCATCAAGGGGTATACGATATTGCCTTTATGCGTCATATTCCGAATATGGTCATGATGATGCCGAAGGATGAGAACGAGCTTCGCCATATGATGAAGACGGCGCTGGAATATAACGACGGGCCGATTGCCTACCGGTATCCCCGTATTGACGGAACCGGTGTGGCACTGGATCCCGAACTGCGCGTTCTGCCGATCGGTTCATGGGAGCGGCTGCGGCCTGGTGACGATTATGCGGTGCTGGCCTGCGGCCCGATGGTTCAGGTGGCGGAAGAAGCAGCAGAGGTGCTTAAGCGAGAAGGCATTCAGGTGGGTGTAGTGAATGCACGTTTCCTGAAACCGCTCGACAATACCATGCTGCTGGAACTGGCCCATGCCGGAACCTCCATGGTAGTGATGGAGGAAGCAAGTCAGGCAGGAAGCCTTGGCAGCGCAGTGCTGGAATTCTTTTCGGAACAAGAAATATATGATGCCCGTGTCCATTTGATGGGCGTTCCGGATATTTTTATCGAGCACGGTTCCGTCAAGGAGCAGCGCCAGCAGACCGGACTTACCGTTGAAGCGCTGTGTGCACGTATCAAAGCGATGAAGGCGCTCAGTAAATATACCTACAAGACGACTTCTACTTCTTAA
- a CDS encoding polyprenyl synthetase family protein: MQELETTLPADWNVPVHLKEAMDYSLQAGGKRLRPLLVIAACEALGGSREAALPVAAAIEMVHTYSLIHDDLPAMDNDDYRRGKLTNHKVFGEATAILAGDALLTHAFYSVVQASRRHGIPAEQALSIVEDLAEMAGPRGMVGGQVADMEGEQGLTDLEQLQYIHRHKTGDLIVFSLLAGGRIAGADAGQLEALREFGTQIGLAFQVQDDILDLVGDEGKLGKKTGSDIKQQKVTYPYFIGLEASQAEVKRLTEAARSAVLEGGFPDNSRLLEIASYLMSRDH, encoded by the coding sequence ATGCAGGAACTGGAGACAACGCTTCCGGCGGACTGGAATGTGCCTGTCCACTTAAAAGAAGCGATGGATTATTCCCTGCAGGCCGGAGGCAAGCGACTTCGCCCGCTGCTGGTTATCGCTGCCTGTGAAGCACTCGGAGGCAGCCGGGAGGCCGCCTTGCCGGTGGCAGCAGCGATTGAGATGGTACATACCTACTCGCTGATTCATGATGATCTGCCGGCTATGGATAATGATGATTACCGGCGGGGCAAGCTTACCAATCATAAGGTATTCGGCGAAGCTACCGCCATCCTGGCCGGAGATGCACTGCTGACACATGCCTTTTATAGTGTGGTGCAGGCTTCCCGCCGGCACGGAATCCCTGCAGAGCAGGCGCTCTCCATCGTAGAGGATCTGGCGGAAATGGCCGGTCCGCGCGGCATGGTAGGCGGGCAGGTGGCCGATATGGAGGGTGAGCAGGGGCTTACCGATTTAGAGCAGCTGCAATATATCCACCGTCACAAGACTGGGGATCTGATCGTATTCTCACTGCTTGCCGGCGGCAGGATTGCCGGAGCAGATGCCGGACAGCTGGAAGCGCTGCGCGAATTCGGCACACAGATTGGCCTGGCCTTCCAGGTGCAGGACGATATTCTTGATCTGGTTGGAGATGAAGGCAAGCTTGGCAAGAAGACAGGCAGCGACATCAAGCAGCAGAAGGTGACCTACCCGTATTTTATCGGGCTGGAAGCCTCGCAGGCTGAGGTGAAGCGGTTGACGGAAGCAGCCCGCAGCGCGGTGCTTGAAGGCGGTTTTCCGGACAATTCGCGCCTGCTGGAAATTGCCTCATATCTAATGTCCAGAGATCATTAG
- the xseB gene encoding exodeoxyribonuclease VII small subunit, translating into MTKEAELDFEGAMGRLEEIVRELEHGDVPLEKAIDLFQQGMKLSQLCGNKLEQVERKIEMITEMDGELRKKPFGARLEGDSDEPV; encoded by the coding sequence ATGACGAAGGAAGCGGAGCTTGATTTTGAAGGTGCAATGGGGCGGCTGGAGGAAATCGTACGTGAGCTTGAGCACGGCGACGTTCCCCTGGAGAAGGCCATCGACTTGTTTCAGCAGGGAATGAAGCTGTCGCAGCTCTGCGGCAATAAGCTGGAGCAGGTAGAACGTAAGATTGAAATGATCACAGAGATGGATGGGGAACTGCGCAAGAAGCCTTTCGGCGCGCGGCTGGAAGGGGACAGCGATGAGCCAGTCTGA
- the xseA gene encoding exodeoxyribonuclease VII large subunit — MAAERQVLSIKDLNKYIRMKLDSDVLLSDVWIRGEISNFTHHGSGHMYFTLKDESSRIKAIMFASHNQRLPFVPKEGTKVIARGNVTVYERDGQYQFYATHMQPDGIGSLYMAYEQLKRKLEQEGLFASERKRPLPRFPRVVGVVTSPTGAAVRDIIITLQRRFPQVAVVLYPVLVQGKGAGPSIVKAIQNLNAMGEADVLIVGRGGGSLEELWAFNEEAVARAIAGSVIPVISAVGHETDFTIADFAADLRAATPTAAAELAVPHAAELAAQLRTAEQRLRQGLLRRSQRGGERLASLQRSLALVGPRRQLAQHAQRLDMLRMALSRAAESRHRRAQERQAVLRHSLQRFHPQASVNAARQRTEGITRQLAGAMQARLQDKRSRYVAELRHLDALSPLKVMSRGYSLVYDEKEEHLIKSLKEVELGDVVNIKLNDGQLSCQVWGMKEDGKDDDEGSGA, encoded by the coding sequence ATGGCGGCAGAACGGCAAGTCTTATCCATCAAGGATCTTAACAAATATATCCGCATGAAGCTGGATTCGGATGTTTTGCTCTCGGATGTATGGATCCGCGGTGAAATCTCCAATTTCACCCATCATGGCAGCGGCCATATGTATTTTACGCTGAAGGATGAGAGCAGCCGGATCAAAGCGATTATGTTCGCCTCGCATAACCAGCGGCTGCCCTTTGTTCCCAAGGAAGGGACCAAGGTTATCGCCAGAGGCAATGTGACAGTATATGAACGGGACGGGCAGTATCAGTTCTATGCAACCCATATGCAGCCTGACGGAATCGGCAGCCTGTATATGGCCTACGAGCAGCTCAAGCGTAAGCTGGAGCAGGAAGGGCTGTTCGCTTCTGAGCGCAAGCGCCCCCTGCCGCGCTTCCCGCGCGTTGTTGGAGTCGTAACGTCGCCGACAGGTGCGGCTGTAAGGGATATTATTATTACCCTGCAGAGGCGCTTTCCGCAGGTGGCGGTTGTGCTCTATCCCGTGCTGGTGCAAGGCAAAGGGGCCGGCCCCTCTATTGTGAAGGCGATTCAGAATCTTAACGCCATGGGCGAGGCCGACGTGCTGATTGTCGGCCGCGGCGGCGGTTCGCTGGAGGAGCTGTGGGCCTTCAATGAAGAAGCCGTCGCGCGGGCGATTGCCGGCTCAGTGATTCCGGTGATCTCGGCCGTCGGTCATGAGACCGACTTCACGATCGCCGATTTCGCCGCCGATCTCCGGGCGGCAACCCCTACGGCGGCGGCGGAGCTGGCTGTGCCGCATGCCGCCGAGCTTGCTGCGCAGCTGCGCACAGCTGAGCAGCGGCTGCGCCAGGGTCTGCTGCGCCGCTCCCAGCGCGGCGGCGAGCGCCTGGCCTCGCTGCAGCGCTCGCTGGCGCTGGTCGGCCCGCGCCGCCAGCTGGCCCAGCACGCGCAGCGGCTGGACATGCTGCGCATGGCGCTGAGCCGCGCAGCCGAGAGCCGGCACCGCCGGGCGCAGGAGCGCCAGGCGGTGCTGAGACACAGCCTGCAGCGGTTCCACCCGCAGGCAAGTGTCAATGCGGCCCGGCAGCGCACGGAGGGCATCACCCGCCAACTGGCGGGTGCGATGCAGGCGCGCCTGCAGGACAAGCGCTCGCGCTATGTGGCCGAGCTGCGCCATCTGGATGCGCTCAGCCCGCTGAAGGTGATGTCGCGGGGCTACAGCCTCGTGTACGACGAGAAGGAAGAGCATTTAATCAAATCGCTGAAGGAAGTAGAGCTCGGCGATGTGGTCAACATAAAGCTGAATGACGGACAGCTAAGCTGCCAGGTCTGGGGAATGAAGGAGGATGGCAAAGACGATGACGAAGGAAGCGGAGCTTGA
- the folD gene encoding bifunctional methylenetetrahydrofolate dehydrogenase/methenyltetrahydrofolate cyclohydrolase FolD, producing the protein MTAAIISGKQVSDEIRIDIAQQVKQLAERGVKPGLAVVLVGEDPASQVYVRNKEKSSTELGFHSEVHRLDAATTQEELLALVAELNSRNDIDGILVQLPLPKHIEEKAVIDAIAVEKDVDGFHPINVGNLVIGDDSLLPCTPAGCIELIKRTGTGISGKHAVVIGRSNIVGKPVSLLLQRENATVTMCHSRTANMAEICRQADILVVAIGRANFIDGSYVKPGAVVIDVGMNRLDNGKLAGDVDYESAREVAGYITPVPGGVGPMTITMLMSNTLIAAKRRRGLE; encoded by the coding sequence ATGACAGCAGCAATCATCAGCGGTAAACAGGTATCAGACGAAATTCGTATTGACATTGCCCAGCAGGTTAAACAACTGGCCGAACGCGGCGTGAAGCCCGGTCTTGCTGTCGTGCTTGTCGGTGAAGATCCGGCTTCTCAGGTCTATGTCCGCAATAAGGAGAAATCCAGCACCGAGCTTGGCTTCCACTCGGAAGTGCACAGACTCGATGCAGCGACAACCCAGGAAGAGCTGCTTGCCCTCGTGGCAGAGCTGAACAGCCGTAATGATATCGACGGTATTCTTGTCCAGCTGCCGCTTCCTAAGCATATCGAGGAGAAGGCGGTTATTGACGCCATTGCTGTAGAGAAGGACGTGGACGGCTTCCATCCGATCAATGTGGGCAATCTGGTGATCGGGGATGACAGCCTGCTGCCTTGTACACCTGCCGGTTGTATCGAACTGATCAAGCGGACAGGAACCGGAATTTCCGGCAAGCATGCCGTCGTAATCGGCCGCAGCAACATCGTCGGCAAGCCGGTCTCCCTGCTGCTGCAGCGCGAGAATGCCACTGTAACGATGTGTCACTCCCGCACGGCTAATATGGCGGAAATCTGCCGCCAGGCAGATATTTTGGTAGTAGCTATCGGCCGGGCCAATTTCATCGACGGCTCTTATGTGAAGCCGGGGGCTGTAGTCATTGACGTCGGCATGAACCGGCTGGATAATGGCAAGCTTGCCGGTGACGTGGACTATGAAAGCGCGCGGGAGGTTGCTGGATACATCACACCTGTACCCGGCGGCGTAGGCCCGATGACCATAACCATGCTGATGAGCAATACGCTGATTGCGGCCAAACGCCGCCGCGGCCTGGAATAG
- the nusB gene encoding transcription antitermination factor NusB — protein MKRRLAREIIVQSLYQMEMNDVDSAEAVEMLIAEAADENETEHVITDEIELKTYVVQHVNGVWEHKVAIDDMLEHYLKGWQMSRLSRVDRQILRLATFEMVFADDVPAKVAVNEAIDLAKHFGTEDSGKFVNGVLGKMIQEVDTLKGDL, from the coding sequence ATGAAGAGACGTTTAGCAAGAGAGATTATTGTCCAGAGCCTGTACCAGATGGAAATGAACGATGTAGACAGCGCGGAAGCAGTAGAGATGCTGATTGCCGAGGCTGCAGATGAGAATGAGACGGAACATGTAATTACGGATGAGATTGAGTTGAAGACTTATGTTGTGCAGCATGTGAATGGCGTGTGGGAGCATAAGGTCGCCATTGACGACATGCTGGAGCATTATTTGAAGGGCTGGCAGATGAGCCGCCTGTCACGCGTTGATCGCCAAATTCTGCGTCTGGCAACTTTTGAAATGGTCTTTGCAGATGATGTGCCGGCTAAGGTTGCCGTGAATGAAGCGATTGATCTAGCCAAGCATTTCGGCACGGAAGACTCCGGCAAATTCGTGAACGGTGTACTGGGGAAAATGATTCAAGAGGTTGACACGCTGAAAGGCGATCTGTAA
- a CDS encoding DUF2273 domain-containing protein, whose product MPWREVWESHGGRITGVTFGIVLGLIYLISGFWDMLFFALVVFIGYTLGKRKDTAQPPLFQWQELAQRLSGRWRPFK is encoded by the coding sequence ATGCCCTGGAGAGAAGTATGGGAAAGTCACGGGGGTAGAATTACCGGAGTAACCTTCGGTATTGTTCTTGGTTTGATTTATTTGATTAGCGGTTTTTGGGATATGTTGTTCTTTGCACTGGTAGTGTTCATCGGATATACGCTCGGCAAAAGAAAGGATACCGCACAGCCCCCGCTGTTTCAGTGGCAGGAGCTGGCTCAGCGGCTGTCCGGACGCTGGCGTCCCTTTAAGTGA